In the genome of Geminocystis sp. M7585_C2015_104, the window AAATTCTCTTTCTCTTTAGTGGCGGATATGTAGTCTTTATCCCAGATTAAATCTGCTAGGGTTAGATGGAAACTCTCAGGGGGTACGGTTAGAAATAAACCCTCTGGCAGACTGTCTTTTAATTGTTTTTGTACCTCTTCCAGGTGTTGATAAAACTCATCGTTAAACTCATCATCTTTCCAGGGAGGTGTGATAATGCTATAACCGGGAAACTCCACTGCTACGCCGTTATTAAACTTGGGGGATGGTTGAATATTTGCCAACTGTTGCTTATAGTTGGCTGGCATAGTCATTTGCACCACCCGGTTGATATATTCTTGATAATTTCCGTCCATTCTTTCTCTTTTTTTTGTCTTTTCGATTTCAAGATATTGTTTATATTATAATTTCAAATATTTTTTCTGTCAATGATTAGGTAATATTTTAGGGGGAATTTTGATAACAACGAGGGAGAGTCAGCCGTAGGTAAAACTCTCAATTAATTGCCGGTGTTGTGGATAGATTTGGAGTAATTCTTGTCTTGAAGCCAACCGAAAATCTCGAAAATCAAAACCGGGGGCCACAGTACAACCGATTAGACTGTAAGAATTAGGGGTGTTTACGGAGAGACTCAACCAGGTATGATGGGGGACAACTACTTGTGGCTCCTCGTCATTTTCGGGGTTATTTCCCAATTTTTTCTGGCGATAGTTGCCCTGTTTATCCAACAGGTGTATTGTCATAGGGGCGCCGCAATAGTAGTGTAAAATTTCGTCACTTTCCAGTATATGAAAAGCGGAAAATTGTTCACTTGTGAGGAGGTAATAAATAGCGGTACATGCGTTTCTTTCTCCCTGGTGTCTGGGGAGAGTGTTTTCCTTATTAACTATGTCTAAACTGCGGTAGGTTTCCCTATAAAATCCCCCTTCAGGGTGAGGTTGTAATTGTAGTTTCTCAATCCAATAATTGGCATCAATCTTCATGGAATTCTATCATTTTATATTGCCTAGTAGTGGACTATCATATATAGGAGTGTGTTCCCATTGACGGTTACCTAGAATTATAACCGGTCAGGCATATAGGAGGGCAAATGCCGATTTACTACTTTTGGGGTGACGATGATTTTGCCATACAACAGGAAATAATGTCTTTAAAGGAAACCTACTTAGATAGTGAATGGTTACAATTCAACTGGGGGAGGTTTCCTGGCGACAAAAGAGAGTCTTTATTAGAGGGGATATATTTAGCCATGACTCCTCCCTTTGGGGGTAGCCATCGCCTGGTTTGGATATACAACACGACACTGTTTCAGGAAAATGCAGAGGAAGAGTTGGTGGCAAAGATGCAGAAGTATTTGAAGCAGATTCCAGAAACCACGCACTTAATCTTCACTGCCACAAAAAAGCCTGATAGTAGACTCAAAATTGGCAAACTTATAACTCAAAATGCCCAGGTGAAAGAGTTTAGTATTATTCCCCCTTGGCAGACAGAAAAATTAGTGAAAAGAGTAGAAGAATTAGCGGCGAAAAAGGGAATAAAACTTAGTAAGGAAGCGATTAATATTCTCGCCAACTCGGTGGGGAATGACACCCGAAGTTTATGGCAAGAATTGGAAAAGTTGTCCATATATCAAGGAGATGACTGCCAGACTATGGGGGAGGGAGTAGTAGAATCTTTGGTGAATATTAGTGGCCAGAATAGTATACAATTAGCTCAAGCAACTCTAAGAGGGGACAATCATTCCGCCCTGTTAAAGGTGGAAGATTTAATCAATAACCAGAATGAAAATCCTTTGAAGATAGTGGCTACAATGGTAGGACAATTCCGCACCTGGTGTATAGTGAAGGCCATGACAGAGTCGGGGGAAGATGAGAATACCATAGCAGAATATGGGGAGATAGGCAATCCGAAAAGGGTTTATTTCCTTCGACAAGAGGTGAAAAACATTAGCCTTTTTAGGCTGAAAGAGTGCCTGGAAATTTTGCTAGAGGTGGAATACGATTTAAAGATAGGAAAAGATCCGGTTGATACCTTAAAAACAGCAGTAATAAAAATGTGCAATTTGTGATGTTCAGGAGGATAATAAATATTCTAATATTGAGCTTGGCATTAAAATCTATCTCCCTGGTAAGCGTAAAAACAATACCGGCAAGAGAGACTATAGGGGGGACTATTTTTTTGCCGGCTGAGACAGCAAGAATGGTAGAAAAATATAAGCCCTATAATCCCCCTCGGGAAGATGTAAGAATATTGGTAATTAGTGATCTAAATAGTAGCTATGGTTCGACAGAATACGAAAATCAGGTGCATCTTGCCATAAAAATGATCCCCTTTTGGCAACCGGATATTGTTATCTGTGGGGGGGATATGATTGCTTCTCAAAAAGCTAGCCTAACGGAGGCACAAATCAAAGCCATGTGGGAGGCTTTTGACAGTCAAATAGCCAAACCCATAAGGGATTTAAGGATTCCCTTTGCCTTTACTCTAGGTAATCATGATGCCTCTAGTGTGATGGTTGGGGGAAAGTTTTTGTTTGCTAAAGACAGGAAACTTGCAAAACAATACTGGCAAAACCCCAAACACAAACCGAAGTTAAATTATATAGACACCACCCACTATCCCTTCTATTACACCTTTGAGGAGAAAGGGATTTTTTTCTTGGTGTGGGATGCCTCGTCTAATAGGATACCAGAAGATAAACTCAGATGGGTGGAAAAAAGCCTAGCCTCTAAAAGGGCGCAAAGGGCTAAAATGAGAATTGTTATCGGCCATTTGCCGTTATACGGGGTGGCGGCGAGGAAGAATCATCCCGGCGAAGTATTGGCGAATGGGGATGGATTACGTCGGTTACTAGAAAAGTACAATGTCCATACTTACATTAGTGGACACCACCATGCCTATTATCCGGCAAAAAGGGGCACAATACAATTATTGCATGCGGGGGCATTGGGTCAGGGACCCCGTCATCTAATTGGGGAGGATGACAAGTTGCCGCCGAAAAAGACTCTCACAGTGGTAGACATAGATTTTAACAGCGGGGATTTGACTAAATACACCACTTATGATATGGAAGATTTTTCCCTGATTAACTATCAACAATTACCCCGTTTGATAATGGGAGAAAATGGGATGATTATTCGCAGAGATTTACGAGCAACAGATGTAAGTAAATTAGAGCTCGATGCCTGTCTAGCTATATATTCCCAAAGGGAAAAATGTCGTATTTAGAGGAGCATTATTTTAAGAAAGGTAACAAAGTTTGACAAACTGTCATTTGACAAGGGGAGACAAAATATTGAAGATAAAAAAGGACAATATGGAAAACAGGTTTTCAAGACAGAGATGAGAAGAGTTGTTAGCTTGATAGTACTGTTGGCAAGCATTTGTAGCATTTCTTTGGCAAACATCAATCCCGCCTGGGCGGCGAATTTGGCCAACGGCGCGGCGGTGTTTAGTGCCAATTGTGCCGCTTGTCACATGGGCGGGAAGAATGTGGTAAATGCAGCTAAAACCCTCCAAAAGGAAGACTTACAGAAGTATGACATGTACGACATAGATAAAATTAAATACCAAATAATACACGGGAAAGCCGCCATGCCAGCATTTGGTGGCCGTCTGACGGCTGAACAAATCGAAGACGTGGCAGCCTATGTGTTAGCCCAGGCAGACAAAGGCTGGAAATAAGGGGATACACCCCGAGGGGGAGGGCTTTTAAATCCCTAGTCTCTCGTATACTACTTCCAGGTGCTTGAGGTGTTGTTGGGGGTCAAAACAAGTGGCAATCTCTTCTGGAGACAAAAATCTTTTCACCTCTGGATGGTTTTCCACTAGCTGACGGAAGTTCCCCCCCCTCTTATTCCACGCCTGATGGGCACATCCCTGTACAATCCTATAGGCTTGCTCCCTACTCATGCCCTTTTCTACTAGGGCTAACAAGACCCTTTGACTAAATATAACCCCTCCATATACATTCATGTTTTCGAGCATATTTTCAGGGTAAACTAGGAGGTGTTGGATCAGGTCGGTCATCTCTTTAAGCATGAAGTGGATGAGAATGCAGGAGTCTGGGAGGATGACTCTTTCGACGGAACTGTGGGAAATATCCCGCTCATGCCACAGGGCGACGTTTTCTAAGGCGGCAACGGCATAGCCCCTGATAATCCTGGCCATCCCTGTAATCCTCTCACTGCGGACGGGGTTGCGTTTATGGGGCATGGCAGATGAGCCTTTTTGGCCTTCAGAGAAGTACTCCTCCACCTCCAGCACGTCCGTGCGTTGTAGGTTTCTGATTTCTACGGCAAAACGCTCAAGGGAGGCGGCTAGTAGGGCCAATTGTTGCACAAAATGGGCATGACGGTCCCTTGAAATTACCTGGGTGGAGGCGGTGTCCGGTTGTAGTCCCAGTTTAGCACAGGCTATGGCTTCTACTCTGGGGTCTATATTGGCATAGGTGCCTACGGCCCCGGAGATTTTTCCCACTGCCACCTCTTCTCTCAGTTTTACCAGACGTTCCCGGTGACGGCGCATTTCTGCCAGCCACCCAGCCAGTTTAAAGCCAAAGGTAATCGGTTCGGCATGGATGCCGTGGGTCCTACCCACCATTATGGTGTAGCGGTGTTTTTGTGCCTGGTAGCGGATAGCCTGAATAGTTTCCTCTAGGCAGGCTAGGATGAGGTCTAAACTTGCTACTAACTGTAGTGCTAAAGCAGTATCTAAAACATCAGAACTGGTGAGGCCGAGGTGGATATACCTGCCGGCATCCCCTACATATTCGTTAACATTGGTGAGGAAAGCGATAACATCGTGGCGGACTTCTGCTTCTATCTCAGCGATGCGTTTTGGGTCAAAATTGGCCTTCTTTTTAATCTCCTCCACTGCCTCTTGGGGGATTAGTCCCAATGAAGCCTGAGCTTCACAGACAGCTATTTCCACCTGCAACCAAGTGCGAAAACGATACTCGTCAGTCCAGATTACCCCCATTTCGGGCAAGGTGTAACGCTCAATCACTGCTAGAAGTCAAGGTCTGCATGTGAGTACAACCCTTCCATTGTAGCCCAAGAGGGTTATAAAGTCCGCAGATAACTCAACAAATCTGCCATGTCTTCTGCAGAGGGTTGAAATTTAGGCATGGGGGGAGTCTTACCACTAATCACCTGTTGGATAAGCTGGGAGTCTGATTTATGTTTGCTTATGCCCTGTAAACTGGGTCCTACATTGCCGCCTCCATTCAAGCCATGACAACCGGCACAATTCACGCGGAAAATAGCTTCCCCTCTAGCTACATTCCCCTGAAAGGACAATACTTTTTGGGTATAGGGATCATTTTTGGCTAGCAATCCCCCCAGCAACAGGGAAATAACTACCAATCCCATCGCCACAGACAACAAGCCAGGGGCGTGTTTTTTGGTTTTCTCCTCTTCTATTTGCCTTTCCAGTAGTTGGTTGCCCACGGTTCCATTGTTAACTTTCAGTTTACTTAATTAACATTCTGCAATATTTTGGCTCCTCCTGACCACTATTTTCGGTTTTATTTATATTTCCCCTTTCTCATGGTTTACGGATAGTTTAAGGGGGTGATAAGCTAAAAAACGCAGTGAATTCTGGAACAACCATGTCTGAATTGCCTTTGTTGTTGAGAGTAGCGAGAGGGGAAAAAGGGGAACGTCCACCAGTGTGGATGATGCGTCAGGCGGGAAGATACATGAAGGCATACAGAGACTTGAGGGAGAAATACCCCAGTTTCCGGGAAAGGTCAGAAAATCCAGACCTAGCCATTGAAATTTCCCTACAACCCTGGCATGCCTTTCAGCCGGATGGGGTGATTATGTTTTCTGACATTTTAACCCCTTTACCAGGAATAGGCATTTCTTTTGACATTGTAGAAAGCAGGGGCCCCATTATAGCCCCTCCTATTCGGAGGAGAGCACAAATTGAGCAGTTACGTCCTTTAGAACCAGAGGAATCCTTGCCCTTTATCAAAACCATTCTCACCAGTTTGCGCAAAGAGGTGGGTAATAAGTCCACGGTGCTGGGGTTTGTGGGTGCGCCTTGGACATTAGCTGCCTATGTAGTGGAGGGCAAGGGCTCTAAGGACTATACTGTTATCAAGAGTATGGCCTTTTCTGAGCCAGATTTGCTACATAAACTGTTGGATAAGATTGCCACTGCCGTTGCCACTTACATCCGTTATCAGATTGACTGTGGAGCTCAAGTAGTACAGATGTTTGACTCCTGGGCCGGTCACCTAAGTCCACAGGATTATGACACCTTTGCCTTACCCTACCAGAAGAAAGTGGTTGAGCTAGTCAAGGCTACTCATCCTGACACCCCCCTTATTTTGTACATCAGCGGTAGTGCAGGCATATTAGAACGAATGGCACAATCCGGGGTGGACATCGTCAGTTTGGATTGGATGGTGGACATGGCGGAAGCTAGACAAAGACTGGGAGAACATGTTAAAGTACAGGGTAATATAGACCCGGCTGTATTGTTTGGCACTCAAGAATTCATCAAACAGAGGATTTACGATACTGTGGCCAAGGCTGGCAATACCGGGCATATTCTGAATTTGGGGCATGGTGTGTTGGTGGGCACCCCCGAAGACAACGTGAGATTCTTCTTCGAGACTGCTAAGCAAATACGTTACTAGTACACTCCCGCCATACAGTCTTGCCTACCGTAGTCCACAAGGGCGATTTGACTGTATTATGGTGTTTTTTTTCTACATTTGCCTTACAAATAGTAAGGGGGGTTGCTTTAAAAACCGGAATAACCTAAACTTGTTAACCACCAGTTAAAAACAAGGGGTTTTAGAGGTTTAATTTTTATGAACAATATTCCCAGCAGCCCCCTCATAATAAACCTTTCAATGTTGCTAACAAAACCCACAGGAATAGCTAATTATACCAACAACCTCCTGAGGCATTTTCCTTTACAGTATACCAGTGTTTTAGCCCAAAAATACTATCAGCCCCAAATTCACAAAAATCCCTACTTCATCGCGGAAAAACTTAGTCCAGACTACGGCACTAAAGGACATGTTTCCCGTATACTTTGGACCCAAACGGAATTGCCCAATATTTTTCGCCAACTTAAGGGAAATTTGTTATTCTCTCCTTGTGGAGAAATGCCTCTTTTTGCCAACATAAGAACTATAGTAGTTGTCCACGATTTAATTCCTCTTCGTTTCCCCAGAATCCAATCCCTCCTCACCCACTACTGCCGTTATATCTTGCCGTTGGTGTGTCAACAGGCAGTGCATATTATTTGTAACTCCAAGGCTACTGCTGACGATTTGATTGAAATTTTGGGGGTAAAAGCTGGTAAAATAACACCCATACCCCTGGGAATTGATAGGGAGAAATTTAAACCCCTAGCTGAAGCAAAAAAAAGTCCTAGTGTTCGTTTTTTTTTGTATTTAGGTAGACATGACCCCCATAAAAACTTGTCTAGAATTATAGCGGCATTTGCTCAGTTTAGGTATAAAAAAGAATATCAATTATGGATAGCAGGACAAAGGGATTCCCGTTATACTCCCCCGTTGAAAAAACAGGCAAAACAATTGGGCATAGAAAACAGAGTAAAATTCCTAGACTACGTAGCAGAAGAAGAATTGCCTAAACTGTTAAACCAGGCAGAAGCATTATTGTTTCCAAGTCTGTGGGAAGGCTTTGGCTTCCCAGTGTTAGAAGCTATGGCCTGTGGCACACCGGTGATAACATCTAATGTGTCATCTCTACCAGAAGTGGCAGGGGATGCGGCTTTGTTAGTCAACCCCACAGATGTGAAGGAAATAGCCTCGGCAATGAATCTGTTAGTGGAAGATGATACGGTTAAACAACAACTAAGGGAATTGGGATTAAAGAGAGTAATGGCTTTCAGCTGGGAAAAGACTGCACAACAGACAAAAGAGGTATTACAAGAGTATTTGTAGGCGTAGGGGTTAGCGATAAACCCCTTACTGTCTACCCCTTATGTCTATTTAGTCTCCATGTTCAAAAAATTCTCTAAAGCCACTACCATCTTAGGAGGCCATTTTCTCACTTCTTTTACCCACTGGATGTCTTTATAACGACTGTCAACCCCCACAGTGGCTACCCAATTACTTTCTGCCTCCCCCTGTTTTCCTTCCTCCCACAACAAGGCAGTCAAAGCCGCACGCACGTCTGGAAACATGGGATACTTACGCAAAATACTACGCATTTTCCTTTCCGCCTCCTCCCTTCTCCCTAACTGGTATAGGGTAAGAGATTCATTGGCACTGGCAAAGGCCAAATTCGG includes:
- a CDS encoding metallophosphoesterase; protein product: MFRRIINILILSLALKSISLVSVKTIPARETIGGTIFLPAETARMVEKYKPYNPPREDVRILVISDLNSSYGSTEYENQVHLAIKMIPFWQPDIVICGGDMIASQKASLTEAQIKAMWEAFDSQIAKPIRDLRIPFAFTLGNHDASSVMVGGKFLFAKDRKLAKQYWQNPKHKPKLNYIDTTHYPFYYTFEEKGIFFLVWDASSNRIPEDKLRWVEKSLASKRAQRAKMRIVIGHLPLYGVAARKNHPGEVLANGDGLRRLLEKYNVHTYISGHHHAYYPAKRGTIQLLHAGALGQGPRHLIGEDDKLPPKKTLTVVDIDFNSGDLTKYTTYDMEDFSLINYQQLPRLIMGENGMIIRRDLRATDVSKLELDACLAIYSQREKCRI
- a CDS encoding cupin domain-containing protein; its protein translation is MKIDANYWIEKLQLQPHPEGGFYRETYRSLDIVNKENTLPRHQGERNACTAIYYLLTSEQFSAFHILESDEILHYYCGAPMTIHLLDKQGNYRQKKLGNNPENDEEPQVVVPHHTWLSLSVNTPNSYSLIGCTVAPGFDFRDFRLASRQELLQIYPQHRQLIESFTYG
- a CDS encoding adenylosuccinate lyase, which codes for MIERYTLPEMGVIWTDEYRFRTWLQVEIAVCEAQASLGLIPQEAVEEIKKKANFDPKRIAEIEAEVRHDVIAFLTNVNEYVGDAGRYIHLGLTSSDVLDTALALQLVASLDLILACLEETIQAIRYQAQKHRYTIMVGRTHGIHAEPITFGFKLAGWLAEMRRHRERLVKLREEVAVGKISGAVGTYANIDPRVEAIACAKLGLQPDTASTQVISRDRHAHFVQQLALLAASLERFAVEIRNLQRTDVLEVEEYFSEGQKGSSAMPHKRNPVRSERITGMARIIRGYAVAALENVALWHERDISHSSVERVILPDSCILIHFMLKEMTDLIQHLLVYPENMLENMNVYGGVIFSQRVLLALVEKGMSREQAYRIVQGCAHQAWNKRGGNFRQLVENHPEVKRFLSPEEIATCFDPQQHLKHLEVVYERLGI
- the holA gene encoding DNA polymerase III subunit delta; this encodes MPIYYFWGDDDFAIQQEIMSLKETYLDSEWLQFNWGRFPGDKRESLLEGIYLAMTPPFGGSHRLVWIYNTTLFQENAEEELVAKMQKYLKQIPETTHLIFTATKKPDSRLKIGKLITQNAQVKEFSIIPPWQTEKLVKRVEELAAKKGIKLSKEAINILANSVGNDTRSLWQELEKLSIYQGDDCQTMGEGVVESLVNISGQNSIQLAQATLRGDNHSALLKVEDLINNQNENPLKIVATMVGQFRTWCIVKAMTESGEDENTIAEYGEIGNPKRVYFLRQEVKNISLFRLKECLEILLEVEYDLKIGKDPVDTLKTAVIKMCNL
- a CDS encoding c-type cytochrome, producing the protein MRRVVSLIVLLASICSISLANINPAWAANLANGAAVFSANCAACHMGGKNVVNAAKTLQKEDLQKYDMYDIDKIKYQIIHGKAAMPAFGGRLTAEQIEDVAAYVLAQADKGWK
- a CDS encoding uroporphyrinogen decarboxylase, with protein sequence MSELPLLLRVARGEKGERPPVWMMRQAGRYMKAYRDLREKYPSFRERSENPDLAIEISLQPWHAFQPDGVIMFSDILTPLPGIGISFDIVESRGPIIAPPIRRRAQIEQLRPLEPEESLPFIKTILTSLRKEVGNKSTVLGFVGAPWTLAAYVVEGKGSKDYTVIKSMAFSEPDLLHKLLDKIATAVATYIRYQIDCGAQVVQMFDSWAGHLSPQDYDTFALPYQKKVVELVKATHPDTPLILYISGSAGILERMAQSGVDIVSLDWMVDMAEARQRLGEHVKVQGNIDPAVLFGTQEFIKQRIYDTVAKAGNTGHILNLGHGVLVGTPEDNVRFFFETAKQIRY
- a CDS encoding glycosyltransferase family 4 protein, with translation MNNIPSSPLIINLSMLLTKPTGIANYTNNLLRHFPLQYTSVLAQKYYQPQIHKNPYFIAEKLSPDYGTKGHVSRILWTQTELPNIFRQLKGNLLFSPCGEMPLFANIRTIVVVHDLIPLRFPRIQSLLTHYCRYILPLVCQQAVHIICNSKATADDLIEILGVKAGKITPIPLGIDREKFKPLAEAKKSPSVRFFLYLGRHDPHKNLSRIIAAFAQFRYKKEYQLWIAGQRDSRYTPPLKKQAKQLGIENRVKFLDYVAEEELPKLLNQAEALLFPSLWEGFGFPVLEAMACGTPVITSNVSSLPEVAGDAALLVNPTDVKEIASAMNLLVEDDTVKQQLRELGLKRVMAFSWEKTAQQTKEVLQEYL
- a CDS encoding cytochrome c, yielding MGLVVISLLLGGLLAKNDPYTQKVLSFQGNVARGEAIFRVNCAGCHGLNGGGNVGPSLQGISKHKSDSQLIQQVISGKTPPMPKFQPSAEDMADLLSYLRTL